The DNA window GTGTCCACTAAATGATGCATCATTAGCAATATCATATTTAGCAAAAACCTCTCTTACATTGGTAGGTGTTCCTTCATAAATACGGATTGAAGCAAAAGGAATAGTTCCGAAATCCTGTCCTCTGTAGCTATTTAATACCATAGCAACATGTTCAACACTTGCATCCAACTGACTGAAATCTACAGTGATTACCTCATTATCAAGACCATCATCCCCATCTACATCTCCTGTAAGATCATCCCCACTGTGTTTTACGGATCCGTTTTTAGATTTTAAATTTCCGAAGTAGATCACTTCAGTAGCATTTTTGTTTGAGTCATATAAGATACAGCTCCCATCTAAGTCTACTGCTTCTTTTTTACTTCCGCCAAAAAAACTTTTTTTCTCTATCGCACCCCAGTTGATACCAACACAAGCTTGCGTAAGAGCCGTTCCGTTTTCTTTAGTAAGGTTAATTCTTTGACCTTTTTGTAAGTTAATAGCCATCTTTTTATGTTTAGTTATTTTTTATTGTTTGGTTAAAAGATGAATTTATTTTTCACCTATTTACCTTCTTTAATTATTCAAATTCAAATTGAGCATTGCCCTAAGAATATTGGTTTCTTCGTTAACATCAAATATTTTGCTCATAATATCAACACTTTCCAGGTTTCGCAGATAGTCTTTTAAAACGGATTCCACATCATCCGGCAACGCTCGTTTCCTTTCGTCTATGGATTCTTCCAATTCTTCATTTTTATTTTTCAGCTGATTGATAATCAAAATCTGATTGGATTCGTTTTCAGAAGTATTTAAATATGCAAGTTCATCATCGATCAGATAAAGTCTTTTCTCTTCAACATTGAAAATAAAATGTTCATCGGATTGAAAGATCTTAAACAACTCATATTCGTTCCTATCGATGCGATATCCACACATAAAGCGAACTTTAAAATTCTGTATATTAAGCTTACCCAATAGCTTTCTTTCTATCGAATAATCCTGATACTGATAAGAAGGAACCTGATGAAACTTAAGTTTCGATTCATCTGCTTCCGTTCTATAAAATTCTGCTCCATATTTTTTTTGAAAATATAAAACATCATTCCAGTTCAGGGTAAATTTGTCTTCTGTAAGATCTTTATACAAATTCTTCAGATGCTTGGAAAATATACCACTGTACATCTTCCTGTCTATTTCAAAACTATCAACTTTCTTTTCCTCAAAAGCTGAAATATATTGGTTATTGATATTGATCTCGTTAATAACAGCCAATAAATTGTTTTCCTTTTTCTTTTTAATTTTGGTCAGCAATTCTATCAGACTGTCGGTATACTGCAGATGAAAAAGCTCCAGTTTACTATAATCTAATGCTTTATTTTCATTGAATAAGTTATGTATAATATCTGTTTTAATGTAAATCGATATTATATCAACATTTTCAAAGAAGTTAGAAAGAAGCTTAAGCTTTGTTAATCTTCTTTTACTTTGAGACATTATGATTACTGCTTCATCATCCACCGGTATATCGTATTATTAACCTCTAATATTTGCTTTCAATTCGCTTTCTAATGTCTGTAGATCCTGATCCAGTTTTCTTCTGTTTTCGGTACCTTGTTTTTGGATCTGCTTCACTTCATTCAATGTATTGATCAACATTGCTGTTGTTTCTTTCAGTGTTTCAGCAGAAACAATGGTCTGCTCATTAGCTTTAGCAACATTTCTTGAATTCTGACCCAGGCGCTCTGCATTTTTTCTAAGTATCTCTTCTGTCGTAGAAGATACTTTCTGCTGAATTTCAATATTCTGCTGTTGTCTGTGCATTGCAACAGCTAAGGAAAGTTGGTTTTTCCATACTGGCAAAGTCGTTGTAAGGATAGTCTGTGCTTTCTCAGCAATAGAAACGTTATTGTTTTGAACCAGTCTGATCTGTGGAAGAGACTGCATCATGATCAAACGTACTACTTTAAGATCAGCTAATCTTCTGTCTAATCTGTTGATAAAATCTCTTTTATCAGCAATTTGATAATCGGCATAATTCTGAACATTAGCCTCCATTTCTGCAAGTTCTCCCGATGCTCTTTCCATTCTTAAATTCCCAGCAATCACAAGATCTTCAATTTGCTTGATAGAATTTACGTTACTGTCAAAAATAGTCTGTAATACAGCATTATCTTTTGTAGAAGTAATGATTCCAGCATTTACTTTATACGAGATCTGGTCGATATTATTAACGATCTTATCATACTTCGCAAATAAGTTTTCTACCTGGGTGATCATCTTTTTCATGAATGGCAAACGACTGAAAAAGCCTTTCACTTTATTGCCACCGTTGATTTCATCAACATCCACATAATTAAGTTCGACCAATAAATTATTGATCAGCTCTCCTACTTCGCCAGAATTTGATCTTCTTACATTATTTAAAAAACTATCACTTTGATTAGCTAAAGTTTTTTGAAGTTCAGAACCAAAATTCACGATAGAACCAGGATTGGTCTCATCTATAGCATTAGCTGCAGTTTCATATTTCTGAAGATCTGCACCTTGTATCTGGGTTAGATTTACATTTCCGTCTCTATCAACTAGAACCGGAGGTACTCCCTGAGCTGGTTGACTCTGCTGATTGGGCTCAAAGGTTTTAAGAGGTTCAATCGGCTGAATTGGGTCATTGGATTGATTTGATTGGT is part of the Chryseobacterium paludis genome and encodes:
- a CDS encoding TerD family protein; protein product: MAINLQKGQRINLTKENGTALTQACVGINWGAIEKKSFFGGSKKEAVDLDGSCILYDSNKNATEVIYFGNLKSKNGSVKHSGDDLTGDVDGDDGLDNEVITVDFSQLDASVEHVAMVLNSYRGQDFGTIPFASIRIYEGTPTNVREVFAKYDIANDASFSGHVAMVMGVFYKRNGEWKFNAIGDPTADKKLEQTIQTVQQKYL
- a CDS encoding toxic anion resistance protein; the protein is MDNQSNQSNDPIQPIEPLKTFEPNQQSQPAQGVPPVLVDRDGNVNLTQIQGADLQKYETAANAIDETNPGSIVNFGSELQKTLANQSDSFLNNVRRSNSGEVGELINNLLVELNYVDVDEINGGNKVKGFFSRLPFMKKMITQVENLFAKYDKIVNNIDQISYKVNAGIITSTKDNAVLQTIFDSNVNSIKQIEDLVIAGNLRMERASGELAEMEANVQNYADYQIADKRDFINRLDRRLADLKVVRLIMMQSLPQIRLVQNNNVSIAEKAQTILTTTLPVWKNQLSLAVAMHRQQQNIEIQQKVSSTTEEILRKNAERLGQNSRNVAKANEQTIVSAETLKETTAMLINTLNEVKQIQKQGTENRRKLDQDLQTLESELKANIRG